The Clostridia bacterium genome includes the window GGCTGGCGCTTACGGGTGCTCCCCATTGGAATTGGTTCGGGCAGAGCCTTGGTTGGTTGGCTGGCTTTTACCTTCTGGCCTACCTGCTCTTAAACTGGAGGCGGCAGGACTGATGCGGCACTCCCTTCTTGGCTGGTATCCGATCGTCTGGGAGGAAATGGTTTACTGGCGACGCCGGTTCTGGCTTTACCTGGCTACATACACGCTTTCTCCCCTCATTTTTCTCCTGACGTTCGGTTTTGGCGTGGGACAGCGGCTGAAGATGCTCATGCCCGGCGGAATGAGTTATCTCGAGTTCCTAGTACCGGGGGTTGTGGCACTGGCGGTCTTCAACAATGGGGTCACCTCGGTTACCGTGCGCATGTTTTACCACCGCCTGCACTTCAAGAGCTTCGAGGCTTACCGGCTGGCACCGATTAGCGATGTTGCCGTCTGGCTGGGATATACCGTCTCCGGTGCCCTCCGGGGCCTCCTGGCTGGAAGCATCGTCCTCGGCCTGGCGCTTCTACTGGTCCCGGGTTTTCGGGCCGTGCCGGCCGGCCTCGCCTGGCTTGCGGCCGTGGCCTTTGCCTGCGGCGCCTTCGGAGTGTTCCTTGGTCTCTGCTTACGCTCTTTCGACGACCAGACAGTGATCAGCGAGTTCGTCATCGTTCCGATGACTTTCCTCTGCGGCACCCTCATCCCGCTCGAGCGGCTTCCCGGGGCCCTGCAGCCCTTGGTCTGGCTTCTGCCGCTCACGCCGGCGACGGAGGTACTGCGGGTCTCGTTCACCGGAGGGGTACCCTCTTGGGGGACGGTGGGGTTGCTTGTCGGCTGGACCGGGCTCTTCTTTGGGCTTGGGACGTGGCGGCTCGGCCGCCGTGAGGACTGAGAACCTTGTGGGGTGGTAGCGATGAGCAGGTTCCTTCTTCTCAGCACCATTGACAATACCCGAGAGCTCAGGGAAGCGCTGGCAGAGATTAGGGCCGAGTACGGAGAAATCCTTTCTGTCACGAAAATCTATTTCTCCGACTGGGAGCGGGGGAGAATTGATCCGGTAGAGGTGGAAGAAGCGGCAAGAAGTTCTCGGGTTATCCTCGTGGACATCCGCGGGCAGACGGAATTCACGGACCATCTCCGGGAGTTGGTGATCGGGAGCGCCGCCACGGTGGTGGTTCTGGTGGGCGGCAGCCGCGACATTCTTTCCCTCACCCGGATGGGTTCTTTTTCCGGGGCCGATCTTCCCCGGCGCGAGGGGCGTTTTGACATCGAGGCTTACCTTAAAGCCAGGAAGTTTATGGATCTCACCAAAAAGTTGGGATCTATTTTACCTGTGGGCAAGCTTAAGCACATGCGCAACTGGCTGGTGGCCTGCGAGTACTACGCTGAGGGCGACAAGCAAAACCTCAAGAACCTTCTTCTCTTCCTCTTGCGGGAGTACTGCGGGGCTAGGGTGAAGGTGGGGCCGCCCCAAAGAAGGCCAGATTATGGCATCTGGTGGCCTCCTGATCGCCACTTTGCTGAGCTGAAGGCTTTTAAGACTTTTGCAGGGTGGTACGAGGGCAGGCCTACCGTGGGCGTTTTCTTTTACGGCGGCATGCACTTTGCCGACTGCGCGCCGGTGGTGGAAGCGCTGGTGGAGGAATTGCGCGGTGAGGTCAACCTCATCCCCGTTTTTTCTAAGGTGGAGCACAACCTGGCGGCTATGCGAGCCTTTTTCTTTGACGAAGGGCATCCGGTAGTTGACCTTGTGGTTAACCTGCAGTACTTCCGGTTGCACGGTGGGCCTTACGGCGGGGCACCCGAACCAACCTACCGGTTGTTGTCCGAACTCGGCGTCCCGGTGTTGACAGGGTTTCGGTCTTACACGACGGAAATAGGGGAATGGCAAAGAGAGAACCGCCTGAATCCTCTAGAAATCACCCTCGGTGTTATGTTACCGGAGCTGGATGGGTGCATAGAGCCGGTTTACGTGGGGGGACTCGAGTCCCTCGGAAAAGATGAGATGTTGGGCGGGGAAGTAAAGGAAGTCCAGGCCCTGCCCGAAGGAATAGAGAGGCTTTGTGGCCGGGTTCGCAAGTGGCTTTGGCTGCGGCGCAAGCCCAACGCCGAGAAGAGGCTGGCCATTATTCTTTACGACTATCCCCCGGGAGAGGCTCGCCTGGGCAGCGCCGGTTATCTTAGTGCCCTGGAAAGCCTGCGGGTCTTTCTCGAAAGGCTCGCGGTTGCCGGGTACCGCGTGGAAATTCCGGCGGGGGACTTGGGGGAATTTCTCTTGTCGCGGGGGGTGGTGAACACCCCGGAATGGCATGCGCCTGGCGGCATAGCGGTAGAGGCAGACCTTTACCGCCGGTGGTACGAGGAGCTCCCGCAGGAATTGCGCGAGGAAATGGAGAAGCACTGGGGAGAACCGCCGGGAACTGTAATGACCAGGCATGACGAGATTTTGATCCCGGGCGTGGTGGTGGGCAACGTTTTCATCGGCGTGCAGCCGTCGCGCGGCGTGCACGAAAATCCCGAGAAAGCCTATCACGACAAGGAGTTGCCGCCTCACCACCAGTACCTCGGTTTTTACTGGTGGTTACAAAAAGAATTTCGGGCGGACTGCATCCTCCACTGGGGGATGCACGGCACCCTCGAGTTCACCAAGGGCAAAGAAGCTCCGGTGTCGCGCCGCTGTTTTCCGGATATCCTGATCGGCGACCTTCCCCACCTCTACTACTACTGGGTGGGCAATCCCTCCGAATCCACCATTGCCAAGCGAAGGAGCTATGCGGTGACGGTTTCCCACGCCTCGCCGCCGGTAATTGCCGCCGATCTTTACGGCGAGTACTTAGAGCTGGAGGAACTGTTGGCAGAGTACCGGAAAGCCGAGGGCCGGGACAAGGAGACCCTGGCCGGGGCGATTAAAGAAAAAGCGCAGGCGCTCTCCATGCCGACCGAGGATCTGGCAGAATTGGAAGTCTATCTTTACCGGATGAAGAGGCGGCTTATCCCCAAAGGTTTGCACGTTCTGGACAGGCGGCTTGCGGGAGAGGACTTGATTGCCTATTTGGCGGCCCTTGCCCGGTTTGACCGGGAGGTGCCTTCGTACTACCGGATGGTGGCCGAGAGAATGGGCTTTTCCTACGAGAATCTCGCTCGGGAACCGGAGGCATTTGTTGCTGTTGACCGCGAAGTGCACGAGGCGATAGGACGCTGGCTGGCGGGCGATGAGGCGGCCCTGCCGCCGGAAATAGGCCGGTATCTCGCCGGGGTAAGGGAAAACATTGCCCGCTCGCAGGAAAGCGCGGGGCTTCTTTCCGTACTGGATGGCTGCTACCTTCTCCCTAACCTGGCCGGGGACCCGGTGCGCTCGCCTGAGCTTTATCCCGTCGGCCGGAATATGTACGAGTTCGACCCGCGGCTTATTCCCACGCCCCTGGCGCTAAAGCGCGGGGAGGAAACAGTAAAGGCCATTTTGGAGAGATTTTACCGCACGCACGGGCGCTACCCAGAAACGGTGGGGACGGTGCTGTGGGGGTTTGAGACCTTAAGCACGGGTGGCGAAACCATTGCCCAGATCCTGGCTTATCTCGGCGTGCGCCTGGTCCGGAAGGAAAGCCCCTGGTTCAAGGAACTGGAGCTCATCCCTTTAGAGGAGCTCGGTCGGCCGCGCATCGACGTTCTGGTGACCATCTGCGGCATCTTCCGCGATATATGTGCTCCCCAGATTGAAGTAATCAATCAAGCGGTGGAACTGGCGGCCGGCGCCGCGGAACCGGAAGAGATGAATTTTGCCCGCCAACACAGTTTGGAAATGGCAGCAGAACATGGTAATGCCAGCCGGGCGCGGGTGTTCGGGCCTCAGGCCACGGAGTACGCCACGTCAATGCGGGCGCTGGTAGAAAGCGGGATCTGGCGGGAGGAAAAGGAGCTGGTGGAAAGTTATGACAATTCCATGGGTTACTGCTATCACCGGGGCAAGGTTCGGGAAAACCGCGACCTCTTCGCCAGGCTCGCCTCCACGGTTGACGTGGTCTCCCAGGTAAGGCACAGCACGGAATACGAATTCACCGATCTTGACCATTATTACGAGTTTTTCGGCGGGCTTTCCCGGAGCGTGGCGGAAAAGAAGGGAAAGGTTCCCGAACAATGGGTGGTAGACATTACAGAAGAAATTACCGAAGTGGCCGATGTGGGCCTGGCTATTGATCGGGCGGCGAGAACGCGGCTTTTCAACCCCAGGTGGATTGATGGGATGCTTGCGCACCGGCACCACGGTGCCCAGAAGATAGCGGAACGCCTGGAATACCTGATTGGCCTCAACGCCACCACCGGCCGGGTGAGCGAGTGGGTTTTCCGGGAATCACTTCACCGCTTCCTGCTGGATCAGGACATGCGCCGGCGGCTGGCGGAAAACAACCGCTTTGCCGCCTTGGAAATAGCCAGACGTATCGGTGAAGCCATCCGCCGGGGCTACCTCAGGTGCACAGACGAAGAGTTGGCCGTGTTCCAAAACGCGGTACTGGAACTGGAGAGTTGGATTGAGGAGAAGACTTAAGGTGGTCGGACTTATGCGCTACGTCTACCCGTTTACGGCTATCATCGGCCAGGAGAAGATGAAGCTTGCTCTTATACTGAATGCGGTCAATCCGCGGATCGGCGGGGTGCTAATCCGGGGGGAGAAGGGCACGGCCAAGTCCACGGCGGTGCGGGCGCTGGCCAGCTTGCTGCCCGAAATCGAGGTGGTGGCGGGCTGCCCCTGCAACTGCGACCCGCAAGAACCCGCGCGGCTCTGCCCTTTTTGCCGGGAGCGGTTAGCGGCGGGCGAGCCGCTTTCGGTCAGCAGGCGGCCGGTGCCGGTGGTCGACCTTCCCGTTTCGGCCACGGAGGACCGGGTGGTGGGAAGCCTTGACTTCGAGCACGCGGTACGGCACGGGCGGCGGCGCTTTGAACCCGGTATCTTGGCTCGGGCCAACCGCGGCATCGTTTACGTGGACGAGGTTAACCTCCTGGACGATCACCTCGTTGACCTTGTCCTCGACGCCGCGGCCTCCGGGGTAAACGTGGTGGAGCGGGAGGGAGTTTCCTTCGTCCACCCTGCCCGGTTCATCCTGGTCGGAACGATGAATCCCGAGGAGGGAGAGCTGCGGCCGCAGCTCTTGGACCGCTTTGGCCTGTGCGTTCCGGTGAAGGCGCTCCAGGATCCGGCGGAGCGGGCCGCGCTCATCCGGCAGCGGGAAGCTTTTGAGGCCGGCCCCCAAGGCTTCATCAGGGCCTTTGCGGCGCAGGAGGAAGAAATGCGGCAGCAGATCGCCGCCGCGCGGGCGCGGCTGGCCGGGGTGGCGGTTTTAGAGGGCGCGGTGAAACGCGCCACAGAGGTGGCGGCGGAGGCGCTCTGCGCCGGGCACCGGGCGGAAATCGTGCTGGTAGAGGCGGCGCGGGCGCTCGCCGCCTGGGAGGGACGCGCAGAAACCACCACCGCGGACGTGGGAAGGGTGGCGGAGTTGGTTCTTTTCCACCGGCGGCGCGAGGCCTTGCCGCCCCAGCCGCTGGAAGAGGCGCTGCCTGAGGAGCCGGAAGAGCCGCAGCAGTTTGAGGAGCCGGAAGAGCCCGCGCCTGAAGAAAAGCCCCGCCCCGAAGAGCCTGAGGCCAAGGAAGGGCGGCAGGAAGAGCACTGGGAGGACGGGAAGGGGGAAGAGGGAGAGGCCTCCTCGCCGCCCCCGGCGCCCGCGCGCGAAACCGTCTTTGCCGTGGGCGAGCCCTTCCTGGTAAAACGGATTGACCACGGGCGCGACCGCATCTTGCGCAAGGGGTCGGGGCGCCGCTCGCGCACGCGCACGCCGACCCGGGCCGGCCGCTACGTTCGGGCCACCCTGGCGCGGGGAAGCGGCGATTTGGCCTTTGACGCTACGCTGCGGGCGGCGGCGCCTTATCAAGCGTGGCGCGAGAAAAAAGGCGTGGCGATTGCCATCGAAACCCCCGATATCCGGGAAAAGGTGCGGGAGAAGCGGATTGGGGACTTCCTCCTCTTCGTGGTTGACGCCAGCGGTTCGATGGGTGCGGCGCAGCGGATGGTGGCGGCGAAAGGCGCGGTATTGTCCTTGCTGTTCGATGCCTACCAGAAGAGGGACCGGGTGGGGATGATCGCTTTCAAGGGCGAGGGGGCGCAGCTGTTGCTTCCGCCGACGAACAGCGTGGAGCTGGCGCACCGGTGCCTGCAGGAGCTTCCCACCGGCGGGCGCACGCCGCTGGCGGCAGGGTTGTTGAAAGCCTACGAGGTGGCCCGGGCGCATCTTTTTAAGAACCCGCACCTCTCCCCGCTTTTGGTGATAATCTCCGATGGCCGGGGCAATGTGGGTTTGGCCAACGGCAAGCCCCTGGAGGACGCCTGGCGGGTGGCGGACCTCATCCGCGAAGAGGAGCGGATCAAAAGCGTGGTCGTCGATGCGGAAAAAGAAGGGTTTCTGCACTTTGGCCTGGCGCGGCGGCTGGCCGAAACACTGGGGGCAGCTTACTACCGGATCGAGGATTTGCGGGCCACCACTCTGGTTGAGGCGGTGCGGACGCTAACGGACTAGAAAACGCAACTTCAGGAAAAGGAGGCCGCTTATGCAGAAAGCCGTTTTCCCTTTCACCGCCATGGTGGGGCAGGAGGAAATGAAAAAGGCGCTGATTTCAAACGCTGTCAACCCCCGGATCGGCGGGGTGCTGATCCGGGGCGAGAAAGGCACGGCCAAATCTACGGCGATGCCGGGCCTGGCCAGCTTGTTGCCGGAGGTCGCCGACTGCCCCTTTGGCTGTGACCCCGACGACGTAGCCGTGATGTCCGCGGACTGCCGCCAGCGCCGGGAAGCGGGCGAAGAGCTGCCGGTTGCCACGAGGAAAATGCGGGTGGTGGATCTGCCGGTTTCCGCCACCGAGGACCGAGCTTTCAAGGGAAAGACAGCCGAAGTACTGCTGCCGCCTACCAACAGTGTAGAAATGGGATACAAACTGCTCCAGGAACTACCCACCGGTGGGCGGACCCCCCTTGTGGCCGGCCTGCTCAAGGCTTATGAAATAATCAAAGCCCACTTTTACAAAGATCCCGATCTTGATCCTTATTAATAGTTATTTCCGACGGCCGCGCCAATGTGAGCATGGGGGAGGACAAGCCTCTCCTTGAGGCGCGACGGGTGGCGGAGATAATCCGTAACGATGCCAGGATCAAAACTCTGGTGGTAGATGTAGAGAAAGATGGCCTGCTCACCTTTGGCCTGGCCCGGGAACTGGCCGCTGCTTTAGGAGCGGAATATTACCGGATAGACGAGCTAAAAGCCGGCACCCTGGTCCAGGTAGTACGGGAGATGCAAGGCTCTGGCGCTGGGGCAAAATTAAAAGAAATCTGCTAACCAGGGGGGATCCTTAAACTAAGATTTTCACGACAGGAGATGGAGTGAGTGCAAGCCGAGACTATTATCTACCCCTTTGCTGCCCTTGTAGGGCAGGAAGAAATGAAAAAGGGCTTACTTTTAAACGCCGTCAACCCTAAACTTTCCGGCATTCTCATTCGCGGGGAAAAAGGAACGGCCAAGTCAACCGCCGTACGGGCCCTGGCGGCTCTGCTGCCGGAGATAGAGGTGGTAGCCGATTGTCCATTTAGCTGCGATCCTGAGGACGTTACCACCATGTGCTCAAGTTGTCGCCAGCGGTTAGAGGCCGGTGAAGAATTGCCGCGGAGCCGGCGGAGAATGAGGGTGGTAGACTTGCCCGTTTCCGCCACCGAAGATCGGGTGGTAGGTACCCTGGACATTGAACGGGCCATAAAAAAAGGGGAAAAGCATTTTGAACCCGGTGTCCTGGCCCAGGCCAACCGGGGCATCTTATATGTCGACGAAGTAAACCTTCTCGATGACCATGTGGTGGATGTGCTACTAGATTCCGCAGCTATGGGTGTAAATACCGTCGAGCGGGAAGGCGTATCCTTCACCCACCCGGCCAATTTCATCCTGGTCGGTACCATGAACCCGGAGGAAGGGGAACTAAGACCTCAGCTCTTAGACCGCTTTGGCCTTTGCGTAAATATCACTGGCATCCTAGACCCCCGGGAGCGGGTAGAAATCATTAAGCGCCGGGTTGCCTTTGAAGAAGATCCGGAAGGATTTGTTGGCCAATGGGAAGAGGAACAGGAGAAGCTACGCCGGCAAATTGTGACGGCTATAGAGGTTTTACCGCAAGTAGAAATGCCAGAGGAAATCCTTTATCTCATAGCGAAAATCGCCATCGAAATGGGCGTGGACGGCCACCGGGCCGACCTGGTGATGATGAAGGCGGCCAGAACTATGGCTGCCCTGGAGGGGCGTACCGAGGTGGTGCCCGATGATGTCTACGCGATAGTAAACCTCGCCCTGCTTCACCGCATGCGCCGCCAGCCGTTCCAGGAGATGCATGTCGACCAGGCGAAGCTCCGGGAGGTACTTGGGAAGTGATTGAAATCCAGGGGCTTGCCAAGCATTATGGCAGTATTGTGGCCGTAGCCGGACTGAACCTCCAGATCAAAAGGAGAGAAATCTTTGGTTTACTCGGCC containing:
- a CDS encoding ABC transporter permease, yielding MRHSLLGWYPIVWEEMVYWRRRFWLYLATYTLSPLIFLLTFGFGVGQRLKMLMPGGMSYLEFLVPGVVALAVFNNGVTSVTVRMFYHRLHFKSFEAYRLAPISDVAVWLGYTVSGALRGLLAGSIVLGLALLLVPGFRAVPAGLAWLAAVAFACGAFGVFLGLCLRSFDDQTVISEFVIVPMTFLCGTLIPLERLPGALQPLVWLLPLTPATEVLRVSFTGGVPSWGTVGLLVGWTGLFFGLGTWRLGRRED
- a CDS encoding cobaltochelatase subunit CobN, with amino-acid sequence MSRFLLLSTIDNTRELREALAEIRAEYGEILSVTKIYFSDWERGRIDPVEVEEAARSSRVILVDIRGQTEFTDHLRELVIGSAATVVVLVGGSRDILSLTRMGSFSGADLPRREGRFDIEAYLKARKFMDLTKKLGSILPVGKLKHMRNWLVACEYYAEGDKQNLKNLLLFLLREYCGARVKVGPPQRRPDYGIWWPPDRHFAELKAFKTFAGWYEGRPTVGVFFYGGMHFADCAPVVEALVEELRGEVNLIPVFSKVEHNLAAMRAFFFDEGHPVVDLVVNLQYFRLHGGPYGGAPEPTYRLLSELGVPVLTGFRSYTTEIGEWQRENRLNPLEITLGVMLPELDGCIEPVYVGGLESLGKDEMLGGEVKEVQALPEGIERLCGRVRKWLWLRRKPNAEKRLAIILYDYPPGEARLGSAGYLSALESLRVFLERLAVAGYRVEIPAGDLGEFLLSRGVVNTPEWHAPGGIAVEADLYRRWYEELPQELREEMEKHWGEPPGTVMTRHDEILIPGVVVGNVFIGVQPSRGVHENPEKAYHDKELPPHHQYLGFYWWLQKEFRADCILHWGMHGTLEFTKGKEAPVSRRCFPDILIGDLPHLYYYWVGNPSESTIAKRRSYAVTVSHASPPVIAADLYGEYLELEELLAEYRKAEGRDKETLAGAIKEKAQALSMPTEDLAELEVYLYRMKRRLIPKGLHVLDRRLAGEDLIAYLAALARFDREVPSYYRMVAERMGFSYENLAREPEAFVAVDREVHEAIGRWLAGDEAALPPEIGRYLAGVRENIARSQESAGLLSVLDGCYLLPNLAGDPVRSPELYPVGRNMYEFDPRLIPTPLALKRGEETVKAILERFYRTHGRYPETVGTVLWGFETLSTGGETIAQILAYLGVRLVRKESPWFKELELIPLEELGRPRIDVLVTICGIFRDICAPQIEVINQAVELAAGAAEPEEMNFARQHSLEMAAEHGNASRARVFGPQATEYATSMRALVESGIWREEKELVESYDNSMGYCYHRGKVRENRDLFARLASTVDVVSQVRHSTEYEFTDLDHYYEFFGGLSRSVAEKKGKVPEQWVVDITEEITEVADVGLAIDRAARTRLFNPRWIDGMLAHRHHGAQKIAERLEYLIGLNATTGRVSEWVFRESLHRFLLDQDMRRRLAENNRFAALEIARRIGEAIRRGYLRCTDEELAVFQNAVLELESWIEEKT
- a CDS encoding putative cobaltochelatase gives rise to the protein MRYVYPFTAIIGQEKMKLALILNAVNPRIGGVLIRGEKGTAKSTAVRALASLLPEIEVVAGCPCNCDPQEPARLCPFCRERLAAGEPLSVSRRPVPVVDLPVSATEDRVVGSLDFEHAVRHGRRRFEPGILARANRGIVYVDEVNLLDDHLVDLVLDAAASGVNVVEREGVSFVHPARFILVGTMNPEEGELRPQLLDRFGLCVPVKALQDPAERAALIRQREAFEAGPQGFIRAFAAQEEEMRQQIAAARARLAGVAVLEGAVKRATEVAAEALCAGHRAEIVLVEAARALAAWEGRAETTTADVGRVAELVLFHRRREALPPQPLEEALPEEPEEPQQFEEPEEPAPEEKPRPEEPEAKEGRQEEHWEDGKGEEGEASSPPPAPARETVFAVGEPFLVKRIDHGRDRILRKGSGRRSRTRTPTRAGRYVRATLARGSGDLAFDATLRAAAPYQAWREKKGVAIAIETPDIREKVREKRIGDFLLFVVDASGSMGAAQRMVAAKGAVLSLLFDAYQKRDRVGMIAFKGEGAQLLLPPTNSVELAHRCLQELPTGGRTPLAAGLLKAYEVARAHLFKNPHLSPLLVIISDGRGNVGLANGKPLEDAWRVADLIREEERIKSVVVDAEKEGFLHFGLARRLAETLGAAYYRIEDLRATTLVEAVRTLTD
- a CDS encoding ATP-binding protein, with the translated sequence MKKGLLLNAVNPKLSGILIRGEKGTAKSTAVRALAALLPEIEVVADCPFSCDPEDVTTMCSSCRQRLEAGEELPRSRRRMRVVDLPVSATEDRVVGTLDIERAIKKGEKHFEPGVLAQANRGILYVDEVNLLDDHVVDVLLDSAAMGVNTVEREGVSFTHPANFILVGTMNPEEGELRPQLLDRFGLCVNITGILDPRERVEIIKRRVAFEEDPEGFVGQWEEEQEKLRRQIVTAIEVLPQVEMPEEILYLIAKIAIEMGVDGHRADLVMMKAARTMAALEGRTEVVPDDVYAIVNLALLHRMRRQPFQEMHVDQAKLREVLGK